From Nerophis ophidion isolate RoL-2023_Sa linkage group LG15, RoL_Noph_v1.0, whole genome shotgun sequence, one genomic window encodes:
- the tlr22 gene encoding toll-like receptor 22, producing MEDDVEPTRRAIRFISIAFSLTISSCIGFSLKNCRISFDEALCSGNKLPAVPQDIPSSVKGFDLSGNRITKIQVGDFSNHAALIELNLKRNSISQIEEGAFANLRSLQKLNLNNNHLPQLGNVFDGLSNLTELRITSNNIITVLSSSFKPLRSLTFLDLSYNKIQKLLDIHNAIQHLPNLQSLAIKKIHVRNFQSWELTNSTVGIRYLDLSQNAIDVFNVTADVFQNLTWLNIGGPYRKHKITWYLREPKLLSRVSSLDIGGIRLENITAFFESFNFSLTALKMNAMKYNLKELLNVSCTIPTLTTLQIRHNNFNLMDSGLFQLCSRVTELDLAENHIRSISTDSFRAFLVLKRLNLSQNKLSLVPPAVQNLTSLLELDLGSNNISSLGCHDFAKLGKLNVLSLNQNLIRTVKLCVFKDLTNLRVLKMQMNRITRLNDAFKRYLPNLRYLVLHNNTLTTVEQGEFEGLRSLQNLSLQNNNINKLKNGCFKGLTMLTELLLQSNNIRESEITQGVFNELNNLTRLVLLDNHIKYNSNAALPKPPFSHLFRLEVLTMAGQSSRNFGSLPRNFLQGLTNLLVFDIRNVQISSLHQDMFNYTPRLQKLDISANELTEVSPHLFDPIPNLLSLYISRTTLQSLDFLNKANLTKLEFLQARKNHYSVITEEQLDSLSGLSYLDLQGNSFTCDCDNSGFIQWINYTKTQVNDAYNFVCNYPLHLKGTKLLDLDIRSCSVDVEFLYFITTTCAIFLFMLMTFTYNFLRWQLVYAYHLFLAFLHERKHRNVPPQCHFDAFVSYNAHDELWVLRELLPKLEGEQGWKLCLHHRDFQPGKPIIDNITEAIYASRKTICVISRRYLESEWCSREIQVASFRLFDEHKDVLILVFLEDIPICELSPYYRMRKMLKKRSFLSWPRAVQCTDLFWENLRQALRAEEDPGAGKLQLTVEDSVW from the exons ATGGAAGATGATGTAGAACCTACTAGAAGAGCTATAAGGTTTATTTCCATTGCCTTCTCTTTGACTATCAGCAGTTGCATTGGATTTTCGCTGAAGAACTGTCGAATCAGTTTTGACGAAGCCCTCTGTTCGGGCAACAAACTTCCAGCTGTTCCTCAGGACATCCCGTCGTCGGTGAAAGGGTTTGACTTGTCCGGGAACAGAATAACCAAAATACAAGTCGGCGACTTCAGTAATCACGCAGCGCTGATAGAGTTAAACCTAAAGCGCAACAGTATTTCACAAATAGAGGAAGGTGCCTTTGCCAACCTTCGCTCGCTCCAGAAGTTAAATCTTAATAATAACCACTTGCCACAACTGGGAAACGTTTTTGATGGTTTGAGCAACCTGACCGAACTAAGAATCACAAGCAATAACATCATAACTGTGCTGTCGTCATCTTTCAAGCCTCTAAGGAGCTTGACATTTTTGGACCTGTCCTACAACAAAATACAGAAATTGTTAGATATTCATAACGCAATACAACATCTTCCAAATCTGCAGTCTCTGGccataaaaaaaatccatgtaaGAAATTTTCAATCTTGGGAACTGACCAACAGCACGGTTGGCATCCGATACCTTGATTTATCTCAGAATGCCATAGATGTCTTCAATGTTACCGCAGATGTTTTTCAAAATCTCACTTGGCTTAACATCGGCGGTCCCTATAGAAAGCATAAGATTACATGGTACCTTCGTGAGCCAAAGCTGCTCAGCCGAGTGTCCTCCCTCGATATTGGCGGTATTCGCTTGGAAAACATTACAGCGTTTTTCGAGAGCTTCAATTTTTCACTGACCGCTCTGAAGATGAATGCGATGAAATACAACCTCAAAGAGCTGCTCAACGTCTCCTGCACCATCCCTACACTGACAACGCTCCAAATCAGACACAATAACTTCAACCTGATGGATTCAGGTCTGTTCCAGCTGTGCTCGCGTGTCACCGAGTTGGATCTGGCTGAGAATCACATCCGAAGCATCTCCACCGACTCCTTCAGAGCCTTTCTTGTTCTGAAGCGCTTGAATCTTAGCCAAAATAAGCTTTCCCTGGTACCGCCTGCTGTTCAGAATCTGACGAGCCTTCTGGAACTGGACCTCGGCTCCAACAACATCAGCTCTCTCGGTTGTCACGACTTTGCCAAGTTAGGCAAACTCAATGTGCTCAGTCTTAACCAGAACTTAATTAGGACCGTAAAGCTGTGCGTCTTCAAGGATCTGACTAATCTTCGGGTCCTGAAGATGCAGATGAACAGAATCACTAGATTGAATGACGCTTTTAAACGATACTTGCCAAATCTCAGATATCTGGTCCTCCACAATAATACACTCACCACTGTTGAACAGGGGGAGTTTGAGGGCTTGCGGTCCCTTCAGAACTTGTCACTGcagaataataatatcaataagcTTAAAAATGGCTGTTTTAAGGGACTGACCATGCTCACAGAACTCCTGCTACAATCAAATAACATCCGAGAGAGCGAGATAACCCAGGGGGTGTTCAATGAGCTCAATAATTTAACAAGGTTGGTTTTATTGGATAATCACATCAAATACAACTCCAATGCAGCTTTACCTAAGCCGCCCTTTTCACACCTTTTTCGTCTGGAGGTCCTCACCATGGCGGGTCAAAGCAGCAGGAACTTTGGCTCTTTGCCTCGCAACTTCCTGCAAGGCCTGACCAACCTCTTGGTTTTTGACATCAGGAATGTCCAGATCTCGTCCTTGCACCAAGACATGTTCAATTACACGCCTCGCCTGCAGAAGCTTGACATTAGCGCAAATGAGCTCACAGAAGTTTCGCCGCATTTGTTTGACCCTATCCCGAATCTTCTAAGCCTCTACATTTCCCGAACGACTCTTCAATCGCTAGATTTTTTAAACAAGGCCAACCTTACAAAGCTGGAGTTCCTGCAAGCACGAAAGAACCATTATTCAGTCATCACAGAAGAACAACTGGACTCCCTTTCTGGTCTGTCTTATCTCGATCTTCAAGGCAACAGTTTTACCTGTGACTGTGACAACTCAGGGTTTATCCAGTGGATAAACTACACCAAAACGCAAGTTAATGATGCCTATAACTTTGTGTGCAACTACCCGCTGCACCTTAAAGGCACTAAGCTGCTGGACCTTGACATCCGATCCTGTTCGGTGGACGTAGAGTTCCTCTACTTCATCACTACCACATGTGCTATCTTCCTATTCATGCTGATGACCTTTACCTACAATTTTCTGCGATGGCAGCTGGTCTATGCTTATCACCTCTTCCTGGCTTTCCTCCACGAGCGGAAGCACAGGAATGTGCCGCCTCAGTGTCACTTTGATGCATTTGTCTCATACAATGCCCACGATGAGCTTTGGGTCTTGAGAGAGTTGCTGCCCAAACTGGAAGGGGAACAGGGCTGGAAGTTGTGTCTGCACCACAGAGACTTCCAGCCAG GGAAGCCAATCATTGACAACATCACAGAGGCCATTTACGCCAGCAGGAAGACTATTTGTGTGATCAGTCGGCGATACCTGGAGAGCGAGTGGTGCTCCAGGGAGATTCAGGTTGCTAG CTTTCGCCTGTTCGACGAGCATAAGGACGTCCTCATCCTTGTCTTCCTGGAGGACATCCCTATCTGTGAGCTGTCTCCGTACTACCGCATGAGGAAGATGCTGAAGAAGCGGTCTTTCCTGAGCTGGCCTCGGGCTGTCCAGTGCACTGACCTGTTTTGGGAGAACCTCCGCCAGGCCCTGAGGGCCGAAGAAGATCCAGGCGCTGGAAAGTTGCAGTTGACTGTGGAGGACAGtgtgtggtga